The Sulfurimonas hydrogeniphila genome includes a window with the following:
- the cas6 gene encoding CRISPR system precrRNA processing endoribonuclease RAMP protein Cas6: MIFTKLSIIINAKPPYFIGSQLRGAFGYALKKVVCINPSFTCDGCFAKDSCLYYDFYEKKNSFHSYRFDFELGLNYYDFNLYLFEDAVSKLPYVISAFIKLLGEVGLGRDRLKFSNFDIFVNNTLINKNGTIQLPQNYTKTFTIENYYQDVLIKFITPLRIKKNNRFLRDDNIELKDIINSIYQRQMKLLGKDYRKFPYKMKGKIVKKELNYKQLTRRSNRQKTTMNLDGLIGEIAIEGLTKEEYNILRIGELVGVGKSTVFGLGKIEIKESK, encoded by the coding sequence ATGATTTTTACAAAATTATCTATTATTATAAATGCAAAACCTCCATATTTTATAGGTTCACAACTTCGTGGTGCATTTGGGTATGCTCTTAAAAAAGTTGTTTGTATAAATCCTTCTTTTACATGTGATGGCTGCTTTGCAAAAGATAGTTGTCTCTACTATGACTTTTACGAGAAAAAGAACTCTTTTCATTCATATAGATTTGATTTTGAGTTAGGTTTGAATTATTATGATTTCAATCTTTATCTTTTTGAAGATGCAGTTTCTAAACTACCTTATGTAATTTCGGCTTTTATTAAACTTTTGGGTGAAGTTGGACTTGGTCGAGACAGATTAAAATTTAGCAATTTTGATATATTTGTAAATAATACTCTCATAAACAAAAATGGCACAATCCAACTTCCACAAAACTACACAAAAACCTTTACAATAGAAAATTATTACCAAGATGTTTTAATCAAATTCATCACACCTTTAAGGATTAAAAAGAACAATAGATTTTTAAGAGATGATAACATAGAGTTAAAAGATATAATCAATTCAATCTATCAAAGGCAGATGAAACTCTTGGGAAAAGATTATAGAAAATTTCCTTACAAGATGAAGGGTAAAATAGTAAAAAAAGAGTTAAACTATAAACAACTAACCAGAAGAAGCAACCGACAAAAAACTACTATGAACCTTGATGGCTTAATAGGTGAGATAGCCATAGAAGGCTTAACAAAAGAAGAGTACAATATCTTAAGAATTGGCGAACTTGTAGGTGTTGGAAAAAGTACAGTCTTTGGGCTTGGCAAGATTGAAATTAAGGAGAGTAAGTGA
- a CDS encoding AAA family ATPase — MKTPNPFYYGNEVYDDDFCNRVQELQELAQDVSSGQNLLLYAPRRFGKTSLLKKLKHKLDKQKDYKVIFIDLFSVSSIDEFIQKYFNLIINSFENNTQKALRNIKEVLNIRPNVTMSINETGNISYSLSISKKEQNQTLEDVLNLPSIYAKKFNKKVVVIFDEFQEIAQLKFEKKLRTILQSHSREVSYIFSGSKKSILNQMFSDNSRAFYKSVKHFHIEQIKLDEWIVFIENKFKQTNKEIEKRYIKQVFDITDGFPYYMQQIMSMIWEKTSQNADDDILKQSLELIIQREYDLYSFIWSSLTPNQKNTLKYIVHVDGLNLYSNDHLQEFNFSATTLKSTLEALLKKDICDKKDDRYYLVDPFMKYWLETIG, encoded by the coding sequence ATGAAAACACCCAATCCATTCTACTATGGGAATGAAGTATATGATGATGATTTTTGCAATAGAGTTCAAGAGTTGCAGGAGTTAGCACAAGATGTATCTAGTGGGCAAAATCTTTTACTTTATGCTCCAAGAAGATTTGGTAAAACATCGCTTCTAAAAAAATTGAAACATAAATTAGATAAGCAAAAAGATTATAAGGTTATTTTTATAGACCTTTTTAGTGTATCGAGCATAGATGAGTTTATACAAAAATATTTTAATCTCATAATCAATAGTTTTGAAAACAACACCCAAAAAGCTTTACGAAATATAAAAGAGGTATTAAACATAAGACCAAATGTTACTATGAGTATAAATGAGACGGGTAATATCTCCTACTCTCTTTCAATTAGTAAAAAAGAGCAAAATCAAACTTTAGAAGATGTTTTGAACTTACCATCAATATATGCTAAAAAGTTTAATAAAAAAGTAGTAGTAATCTTTGATGAATTTCAAGAGATAGCGCAATTAAAGTTTGAAAAAAAGCTAAGAACCATCTTACAATCACACTCAAGAGAAGTTTCGTATATATTTAGTGGTAGCAAAAAGTCCATACTGAACCAGATGTTTAGCGACAATTCAAGAGCCTTTTACAAATCTGTAAAACATTTTCATATAGAGCAGATAAAATTAGATGAGTGGATAGTTTTTATAGAGAATAAATTTAAACAGACTAACAAAGAGATAGAAAAAAGATACATAAAACAAGTCTTTGATATAACAGATGGTTTTCCATACTATATGCAACAGATAATGTCGATGATATGGGAAAAAACATCTCAAAATGCAGATGATGATATTTTAAAACAGAGTTTAGAGCTGATCATACAAAGAGAGTATGATTTATATAGTTTTATCTGGTCAAGTTTAACTCCAAATCAAAAAAATACATTAAAATACATCGTTCATGTTGATGGGCTTAATCTCTATAGCAACGATCATCTGCAAGAGTTTAATTTCAGTGCAACAACACTAAAAAGTACACTTGAAGCACTTTTAAAAAAAGATATATGCGATAAAAAAGATGACAGGTACTACCTTGTAGATCCATTTATGAAGTATTGGTTAGAAACGATAGGTTGA
- a CDS encoding ATP-binding protein, with the protein MQLDELREYQRKLFENNNFTYKRYFHKTINLDKKLVGIVGARGVGKTTYLLQYLKELDLPFSKKLYISADIITIPSLFEVANSFSKEEGEVLIIDEIHKYKNFEIELKKIYDLLNLKVIFSGSSALSINNAKADLSRRARLYSVYGLSFREFIELEKGIELPAFALEDILTNHIDIAYKLLQKFNLTLLFREYIKSGYYPFYFEDKEDYLIRLNETINTVIEVDIPSIFPIDYSSVQNLKKLVRLLCESHPYTPNIKELLAKMDMKDNYKGLYRFIEYLSRAKIFTTLKPASKGDNIFVKPDKIYLNNTNLHYAYCSHNNTGTLREVFVASMLSQAHTIQAAKKGDLLVDEKYTLEVGGKNKKYKQIKDIPNSFIVADDIEVGSGNRVPIWLFGFLY; encoded by the coding sequence ATGCAGTTGGATGAACTTAGAGAGTATCAGCGAAAACTTTTTGAAAATAACAACTTCACATACAAAAGATATTTTCATAAAACTATAAATCTTGATAAAAAGCTTGTCGGTATTGTAGGGGCTAGAGGGGTTGGGAAGACTACGTACCTCTTGCAGTACCTCAAAGAGCTTGATTTGCCATTTTCTAAAAAACTCTACATCAGTGCAGATATCATAACCATTCCATCCCTGTTTGAAGTAGCCAACTCTTTTAGTAAAGAGGAAGGTGAAGTGCTCATCATCGATGAGATACACAAATATAAAAACTTTGAGATAGAGTTAAAAAAGATTTATGACTTGTTAAATCTCAAAGTTATCTTTAGTGGAAGCAGTGCATTAAGTATAAATAATGCAAAAGCAGACCTTAGCAGACGGGCAAGACTTTACAGTGTGTATGGTTTAAGTTTTAGAGAGTTTATAGAGCTAGAAAAAGGCATCGAACTCCCCGCGTTTGCACTTGAAGATATTTTGACAAATCATATAGATATAGCGTACAAACTTTTACAAAAATTCAATCTCACACTACTTTTTAGAGAGTATATCAAAAGTGGCTACTATCCCTTTTACTTTGAAGATAAAGAGGATTATCTCATCAGACTCAATGAGACAATAAATACCGTTATAGAAGTGGACATCCCTTCCATTTTTCCTATAGACTACAGCAGTGTACAAAATCTAAAAAAATTAGTACGACTCCTCTGTGAATCACACCCATACACTCCAAACATCAAAGAGCTTTTAGCAAAAATGGATATGAAAGACAACTACAAAGGGCTTTACAGGTTTATAGAGTATCTCAGTCGTGCAAAAATATTTACCACTTTAAAACCTGCATCAAAAGGGGATAACATCTTTGTCAAACCAGATAAAATCTACCTAAACAATACAAACTTACATTATGCCTACTGCAGCCATAACAACACAGGCACACTCAGAGAGGTTTTTGTCGCAAGTATGTTGAGCCAAGCTCACACCATCCAAGCAGCAAAAAAAGGTGATTTGCTTGTAGATGAAAAATACACTTTGGAAGTGGGTGGTAAAAACAAAAAATACAAACAGATAAAGGATATACCAAACTCTTTTATCGTAGCCGATGATATAGAAGTGGGTAGTGGAAACAGAGTGCCCATATGGTTGTTTGGGTTTTTATACTAA
- a CDS encoding DnaB-like helicase C-terminal domain-containing protein, which yields MKKELSVINSEDTGITTGFNELDNRINKFRNKELNVIAARVGFGKTSFILSSVLENIQQNNNVLYFSLDLTKIQLLKKIISMTTNIPLNNLKNATDFLIKEIEKFGASINNLYIDDSKYITFDYIKKISKKMVEKNNIKMIVIDYFQLIENHNNSNLAREFKKLAIELDLPIILLSQLDKSIENRINKRPYIRDIQNNYIEMEANTIIMIYIPQFYEEDIALTKEENALLQGKEPNNCYIQKREPDVTISIIKNIYGTSTLNFVFQFETGKFFSFEFDDKIMIHDKEIMSLLQKMNATFCYSSGLSKEIIKDISILYVDKKDIENIPEDVFSLVNLKELILKNNTVRTISPNIYKLKKLAILSLANNHLESLPADIDRLHNLRELDISNNPTLKVIPENFSKLSLRYLSIDGNLLNKDITIIENIYTLQEVVIHGGLLSEEVFKFLAKLVHLRKIEFISIENNTIARSIGNLTIKSCERNLENITYEMMT from the coding sequence ATTAAAAAAGAACTTTCTGTTATAAATAGCGAAGATACTGGGATAACAACTGGGTTCAATGAACTGGATAACAGGATTAATAAATTTAGAAATAAAGAGCTAAATGTAATTGCTGCAAGGGTTGGTTTTGGAAAAACATCATTCATTCTAAGTAGTGTATTAGAAAATATACAGCAGAACAACAATGTACTCTATTTTTCATTAGATCTCACAAAGATTCAATTGTTAAAAAAAATAATTAGTATGACAACTAATATTCCATTAAATAATTTAAAAAATGCCACAGATTTTTTAATCAAAGAGATAGAAAAATTTGGAGCTAGTATCAATAATTTGTATATAGATGATTCAAAATACATCACATTTGATTATATTAAAAAAATTTCTAAAAAAATGGTAGAAAAGAACAATATTAAGATGATTGTAATAGATTATTTTCAACTTATTGAAAATCATAATAATTCAAATCTTGCAAGAGAATTTAAAAAATTGGCAATTGAATTAGACTTACCCATAATATTGCTGTCACAGTTAGATAAAAGTATAGAGAATAGAATAAATAAAAGACCATACATCAGAGATATTCAAAATAATTATATTGAAATGGAAGCAAATACAATTATAATGATATATATTCCCCAGTTTTATGAAGAAGATATAGCACTTACTAAAGAGGAAAACGCATTGTTGCAAGGCAAAGAGCCAAATAATTGTTATATCCAAAAACGGGAGCCAGATGTTACTATTTCAATTATTAAAAATATATATGGAACTTCAACTTTAAATTTTGTATTTCAATTTGAGACTGGAAAATTTTTCTCTTTTGAGTTTGATGATAAAATAATGATACATGATAAAGAGATAATGTCTCTATTACAAAAAATGAATGCAACTTTTTGTTATTCATCTGGATTATCAAAAGAAATTATAAAAGATATATCGATTTTATATGTTGATAAAAAAGATATAGAAAATATTCCTGAAGATGTGTTTTCTCTTGTAAATCTAAAAGAATTAATATTAAAAAACAATACTGTTAGAACTATATCTCCAAATATATACAAACTAAAAAAATTAGCTATATTGTCTTTGGCTAACAACCATCTTGAATCATTACCTGCAGATATAGATCGATTGCATAATTTAAGAGAGTTGGATATTAGTAACAATCCTACACTCAAGGTTATTCCTGAAAACTTTTCTAAACTATCTCTCAGATATCTAAGTATAGATGGAAATTTGTTAAATAAAGACATTACAATTATAGAAAATATATATACACTTCAAGAAGTTGTTATCCATGGTGGATTATTATCAGAAGAAGTATTTAAATTTTTAGCAAAACTTGTGCATCTTAGAAAAATTGAATTTATCTCTATAGAAAATAATACTATTGCTAGATCTATAGGTAATCTTACAATAAAAAGCTGTGAAAGAAATTTGGAAAATATTACCTATGAAATGATGACTTAA